From Tachypleus tridentatus isolate NWPU-2018 chromosome 8, ASM421037v1, whole genome shotgun sequence, a single genomic window includes:
- the LOC143223124 gene encoding uncharacterized protein LOC143223124 yields the protein MVWQVIPSRLTNHTLPGPESQCLTNHTLPGPKSQCLTNHTLPGPKSQCLTNHTLPGPESQCLTNHTLPGPESQCLTNHTLPGPKSQCLTNHTLPGPESQCLTNHTLPGPESQCL from the exons ATGGTATGGCAAGTTATTCCATCACGACTAACTAACCACACACTTCCAGGTCCCGAGTCACAATGTCTAACTAACCACACACTTCCAGGTCCCAAGTCACAGTGTCTAACTAACCACACACTTCCAG GTCCCAAGTCACAATGTCTAACTAACCACACACTTCCAGGTCCCGAGTCACAGTGTCTAACTAACCACACACTTCCAGGTCCCGAGTCACAGTGTCTAACTAACCACACACTTCCAGGTCCCAAGTCACAGTGTCTAACTAACCACACACTTCCAGGTCCCGAGTCACAGTGTCTAACTAACCACACACTTCCAGGTCCCGAGTCACAGTGcctataa